A window of Ictidomys tridecemlineatus isolate mIctTri1 chromosome 1, mIctTri1.hap1, whole genome shotgun sequence contains these coding sequences:
- the LOC144364971 gene encoding uncharacterized protein LOC144364971, whose protein sequence is MGSHSKSPLLFCFVFVLTFLSLEMSKREEKPLTSEEKLFASEEQIGRKDGCICQEDRKAVIMILCGSIFIGFCLGLVWCYLAGLYYSRNTGSAISKKQTERVLSKLLEEGSFPVKSRAVRAYVDVIQEYSPWLFKEELLDISQWNHHGEDLKRIEKNNPGTLPVGTLTLWTYISDLLSPKPSVQTEVEEEEDILIQVEEEVSQVSQTEEKIQVKARASQKEEKIQVKEKVFRDSETEEESLEQKNLSGEKLKQETANKTLLLESISVQPTAPPLQETATNSILSPEGVSVQPTAPPLLETATNSTLSPEGISVQSTAPPPYAKRLPTPAVDSWDPETGSQVCPVFEVGGQRTYQGLNFKSVKELKEAVTTYGPQAPFTVSLVESITNLSMTPADWASLCKAVLNGGQYLLWKVANEEFCKETASRNAAAGYPQRNLDMLLGKGPYEDRQQQLAYDPGVYLQIAVDAVRAWKTLQEPGGLQGQLSKIIQGANEPYAEFVDRLIQTATRVFGNTEQAMPLIKQLAYDQANRWCRDIIRPWKQEDLNTYIKLCRDINEQGQIVAAAVKQALDARDINEQGQIVAAAVKQALDARDINEQGQIVAAAVKQVLDARDINEQGQIVAAAVKQALDARPRTCYNCQQTGHFKRNCPIGGGFNKTRYQTSRIPGICPRCRRGRHWANECRSQTTIEGTPLYWANEYRPQTTIEGTPLSKNEQGQGVYPQYRGQRHRAPLPKNGQGAPMLRGPKPQIYGALEEPSNPIKVVPSTSDPSSDKPEGAQGWTSAPPPNQY, encoded by the coding sequence atgggtagccattctaagtctcctcttttgttttgcttcgtttttgttttaactttcctgtccctggagatgagtaagagggaagaaaaaccactcacatctgaggaaaaactatttgcgtctgaggaacagatagggagaaaggacggatgcatatgtcaggaggatagaaaggctgttataatgattttgtgtggttccatctttattggattctgtctcggtttggtttggtgttatcttgctgggttgtattatagtagaaatacgggatcagcaattagtaaaaaacaaaccgaaagagtgttaagtaaattgttagaggaaggaagcttcccagtaaaatcaagagcagtcagggcatacgttgatgtaatacaagaatatagcccatggctttttaaggaggagttgttagatatatcacaatggaaccatcatggtgaagatttaaaaagaatagaaaagaacaacccagggactctgccagttggcacattgacattgtggacgtacatatctgatttgcttagtccaaagccttcagttcagacagaggtagaggaagaagaagacatattgattcaagtagaagaggaagtctctcaagttagtcagacagaggaaaagattcaagtaaaagctcgagctagtcagaaagaggaaaagattcaagtaaaagagaaggtctttcgagatagtgagacagaggaagaaagtttagagcagaaaaatctatcaggggaaaagttaaaacaggagactgctaataagacccttttattagagagcataagtgtccaaccaacagcaccgcctctacaggagactgctactaatagcattctatcaccagagggcgtaagtgttcaaccaacagcgccacctctactagagactgctactaacagcactctatcaccagagggcataagtgtccagtcaacagcaccacctccatatgctaagagactcccaacccccgcagttgatagttgggatcctgagacaggatctcaagtatgccctgtatttgaggtaggagggcagcgaacttaccagggtttaaatttcaaatcagtgaaggagctaaaagaggctgtaacaacctatggtcctcaagcacccttcactgtaagcttggtcgaatccattaccaacttaagcatgacgccagcagattgggctagtttgtgtaaagctgtgctaaatggaggacaatacctgttatggaaggttgccaatgaggaattttgcaaggagacggctagtcgaaatgcagcagctggttatcctcagagaaatctagatatgttgttaggaaagggaccttatgaggatcggcagcaacaacttgcatatgatcctggtgtatatttacaaattgctgtagatgcagttagggcatggaagactttacaagaacctggaggtttacaaggtcaattatctaagataatacaaggagctaatgaaccttacgctgaatttgtagataggcttattcaaacagctaccagagtttttgggaatacagaacaagcaatgccattaataaaacaactggcttatgaccaagcgaatcgttggtgtagagatatcattagaccatggaaacaggaagatttaaacacatatattaaattatgtagagacattaatgaacaagggcaaattgtggcagctgcagtaaaacaagctttagatgccagagacattaatgaacaagggcaaattgtggcagctgcagtaaaacaggctttagatgccagagacattaatgaacaagggcaaattgtggcagctgcagtaaaacaggttttagatgccagagacattaatgaacaagggcaaattgtggcagctgcagtaaaacaggctttagatgccaggccaagaacatgctacaattgtcaacaaacaggacattttaaaaggaattgccccataggaggagggtttaacaaaactaggtatcaaacaagtagaataccgggtatttgcccacgatgccgtagagggagacattgggctaatgaatgccgttctcaaaccaccatagagggtactccattatattgggctaatgaataccgtcctcaaaccaccatagagggtactccattatcaaaaaacgaacaaggacaaggtgtttatccacaatatcgtggacaaaggcatcgggctccgttgccaaaaaatggacagggggccccaatgctccggggccccaaaccacaaatatacggagcactggaggaacccagcaaccccatcaaggtagtgcccagcacatcagatccctcatcagacaaaccagagggagcgcagggttggacatctgcgcctccaccaaatcagtactaa